From Nicotiana tabacum cultivar K326 chromosome 22, ASM71507v2, whole genome shotgun sequence, one genomic window encodes:
- the LOC107783403 gene encoding protein NPG1-like, protein MSGNESAELGQVDIDPSVRQVCANGICMQTTVVEAKLDEGNIQEAESALRDGLSLNFEEARALLGRLEYQRGNVEGALRVFDGIDLQSAIQRMQPSVTEKQPSKKGRTRSVESVPGVSQHAAGLVLEAIYLKAKSLQKLGRLTEAARECQSVLDAVEKIFDNGIPDVLVENKLQETVSHAVELLPELWKQAGCYSEAMTAYRRALLSQWNLDNDCCARIQKAFAVFLLYSGVEVCPPSLAVQIDDSYVPRNNLEEAILLFMILMRKVYLGKIKWDPSVLEHLTFALSVCSQTSVLAKQLEEVMPGVLSRIDRWRALALCYSAAGQNKTSLSLLRKSLHKDEEPDDILSLLLAAKICSEEVFLAAEGVKYAQRAITNAQGLNEHLKGVGLRMLGLCLGKQAKVATSDFERSRLQSEALKSLDGAMALENENSDLMFELGVQYAEHRNLDAALCYAKKYLDVTGGSAVRGWRLLALVLSAQQRYTEAEVVTDAALEETVKWDQGPLLRMKAKLKISQSRHMDAIETYRYLLALVQAQRKSYGPFRNAPQLEEDNVNEYEVWHGLANLYSNLSHWKDAETCLEKARALIEYSADTLHTEGVMLERQGENDKALAAYVNALLVEPNHVQCKILLGALLAKMGSKMLPLARALFSDALKIEPTNRIAWYHLGLVHRDDGRVADAADCFQAASMLEESDPIESFSSVI, encoded by the exons ATGTCTGGAAACGAATCAGCAGAATTAGGGCAGGTTGATATTGATCCATCGGTCAGGCAAGTTTGTGCAAATGGGATTTGCATGCAAACAACGGTTGTTGAAGCAAAACTTGATGAAGGAAATATTCAAGAGGCTGAATCTGCATTGCGTGATGGTTTGTCCCTCAATTTTGAG GAAGCGCGAGCTCTACTTGGAAGATTGGAATATCAAAGAGGAAATGTGGAAGGTGCTCTTAGGGTGTTTGATGGTATTGATCTCCAATCAGCCATACAGAGAATGCAGCCTTCTGTTACTGAGAAACAACCTTCTAAAAAGGGCCGCACTCGCAGCGTTGAGTCTGTGCCGGGCGTCTCACAGCATGCTGCTGGTCTGGTCCTCGAGGCCATATATTTGAAAGCAAAGTCCCTTCAGAAGCTTGGGAGACTGACTG AGGCTGCTCGTGAGTGTCAAAGTGTGCTTGATGCTGTAGAGAAGATATTCGATAATGGAATACCTGATGTACTTGTAGAGAATAAGCTGCAAGAAACCGTCAGCCATGCTGTTGAGCTCCTTCCAGAACTATGGAAGCAAGCTGGTTGCTATTCTGAAGCAATGACTGCCTACCGCCGTGCCCTCTTAAGCCAATGGAATCTCGATAATGACTGCTGTGCAAGGATTCAAAAAGCTTTTGCTGTGTTTTTGCTTTATAGTGGGGTTGAGGTATGCCCACCAAGCTTAGCTGTGCAAATTGACGATTCTTATGTACCTAGGAACAATCTGGAAGAAGCAATCCTGCTGTTTATGATTCTGATGAGAAAAGTTTACCTTGGTAAGATCAAATGGGACCCTTCAGTTTTAGAGCACCTTACATTTGCTCTGTCTGTATGCAGCCAAACCTCTGTTTTAGCTAAGCAACTTGAAGAGGTAATGCCAGGGGTACTTAGCAGGATTGACCGATGGCGAGCTTTGGCTCTTTGTTATAGTGCGGCCGGACAGAACAAAACGTCCTTAAGTCTGCTGAGGAAGTCTCTGCATAAGGATGAAGAACCTGATGACATTCTCTCATTGTTGTTGGCCGCTAAAATTTGCTCAGAGGAGGTCTTTCTTGCTGCTGAGGGAGTGAAGTATGCACAGAGGGCAATAACTAATGCACAGGGTTTAAATGAACACTTGAAAGGTGTTGGTCTCCGCATGTTAGGTCTTTGTTTGGGCAAGCAGGCCAAAGTTGCAACCTCTGATTTTGAGAGATCACGCCTTCAATCTGAGGCTTTGAAATCTTTAGATGGTGCAATGGCTTTAGAGAATGAAAATTCAGATTTGATGTTTGAGTTAGGTGTTCAATATGCAGAACACCGTAATCTGGATGCAGCTTTGTGCTATGCAAAAAAGTATCTTGATGTAACAGGAGGATCTGCTGTAAGAGGTTGGAGACTGCTTGCTTTAGTTCTTTCTGCTCAACAACGCTATACAGAGGCTGAAGTAGTTACTGATGCGGCCTTAGAGGAGACTGTAAAGTGGGATCAAGGACCTCTGCTAAGAATGAAAGCTAAGCTAAAAATATCTCAGTCGCGGCACATGGATGCCATTGAAACTTATCGTTATCTCCTTGCACTGGTTCAAGCTCAAAGGAAATCTTATGGACCATTCAGAAATGCACCTCAG TTGGAGGAAGATAACGTAAATGAATATGAAGTTTGGCATGGCCTGGCAAACTTGTACTCTAACCTTTCACATTGGAAGGATGCAGAGACATGTTTGGAGAAAGCTAGAGCTCTTATCGAGTATTCAGCAGACACTTTGCATACAGAAG GTGTGATGCTTGAAAGACAGGGCGAAAATGACAAAGCCTTGGCTGCTTATGTAAATGCACTATTAGTAGAGCCTAATCATGTGCAATGCAAGATCTTGCTTGGTGCTTTATTGGCTAAAATGGGGTCGAAGATGTTGCCATTGGCAAGAGCATTATTCTCAGATGCATTGAAGATCGAACCTACCAATCGCATAGCTTGGTACCACTTGGGATTGGTTCATAGAGACGATGGACGGGTAGCTGATGCTGCTGATTGTTTCCAGGCAGCTTCCATGCTTGAAGAGTCTGATCCCATTGAAAGCTTTAGTTCCGTTATTTGA